A DNA window from Ipomoea triloba cultivar NCNSP0323 chromosome 10, ASM357664v1 contains the following coding sequences:
- the LOC116033175 gene encoding uncharacterized protein LOC116033175, with amino-acid sequence MMLTQFAIEYKPRPTIKAHALADFIVECTVWDPEPDRPTALEEPWWEASTDGSSSKKGCGGGIVLTSPEDFKIYQAFIFKFLPTNNEAEYEALLGGVRLAKQMKAHRLRLRSDSRLVIGQLSGTIEAKEERMIQYKDVALELLQQFNKYELIEVPRTENTDADMLSKLTQEAPDYVSKIARIEEIGSPSIDVIEVRPVEISEPDWMYDLKNYIANGTLPDDTTRAKKVRLRAPRFQLIDGKLYKRSYGGPLLRCLTNDEAKIVIEEVHEGICPAHQGPRTLAQKIILLGYYWPSINLDCEQYVRRCATCQEFHQLPGRPATYYQPINEVIPFARWGVDLIGAFPMAAGRKKYVIVAIDYFNKWVEAEALATITSQQCQKFLWENVITRFGVPVYLITDSQQFKCFVAKLGIRHT; translated from the coding sequence ATGATGCTTACCCAGTTTGCGATTGAGTATAAGCCGCGCCCTACCATCAAAGCCCATGCGTTGGCGGACTTCATTGTTGAGTGCACCGTGTGGGACCCGGAGCCCGACCGCCCGACCGCTCTAGAGGAACCATGGTGGGAAGCTTCTACTGACGGTTCGTCCAGCAAGAAAGGATGCGGAGGAGGAATCGTACTCACATCTcctgaagatttcaaaatttatcaAGCTTTCATCTTTAAATTCCTACCCACCAACAACGAAGCAGAGTACGAAGCACTTTTAGGCGGAGTACGGTTGGCCAAACAGATGAAGGCCCACCGGTTGAGGTTACGATCGGATTCCCGGTTGGTGATCGGTCAGCTGTCTGGAACGATCGAAGCAAAGGAGGAACGCATGATACAATACAAGGACGTTGCCCTGGAATTGTTACAACAGTTCAACAAGTATGAGTTGATCGAAGTGCCCAGAACGGAGAACACAGACGCTGATATGTTGTCCAAATTGACACAGGAGGCCCCTGACTATGTGTCTAAGATTGCACGAATTGAAGAGATCGGATCGCCGAGCATTGATGTTATTGAGGTCCGACCGGTCGAGATAAGCGAGCCAGATTGGATGTACGATCTGAAAAATTACATTGCTAATGGCACCTTACCAGATGACACCACCAGGGCGAAGAAGGTCAGACTGAGAGCACCACGCTTCCAATTGATCGATGGGAAACTGTACAAGCGGTCGTATGGCGGACCGCTCTTGAGGTGCCTGACCAACGATGAAGCCAAGATTGTGAttgaggaagttcatgaaggcatTTGTCCGGCTCACCAAGGACCAAGGACGCTGGCGCAAAAAATCATCCTGCTAGGATACTATTGGCCCTCAATCAACTTGGATTGCGAACAGTACGTTCGGCGATGCGCTACTTGTCAAGAATTTCACCAATTGCCCGGTCGACCAGCCACATATTACCAACCGATCAACGAGGTAATACCCTTTGCAAGATGGGGAGTTGACTTGATCGGAGCATTCCCAATGGCAGCCGGTCGGAAGAAATATGTGATCGTGGCCATTGATTATTTCAACAAGTGGGTAGAAGCAGAAGCACTAGCAACCATCACTTCGCAGCAGTGCCAAAAGTTTCTCTGGGAAAATGTAATCACTCGGTTCGGGGTTCCAGTCTACCTAATCACTGATAGTCAGCAGTTCAAATGCTTCGTGGCCAAACTAGGCATCAGGCACACCTGA